From the Hymenobacter yonginensis genome, one window contains:
- a CDS encoding outer membrane beta-barrel protein, with amino-acid sequence MALSDPNHTPDPRPTGDLEHLFRQKFAEAEVTPRASLWEQLDHELLVQQNDTYRRRLLGYRWAAAASLLLLAGGGTWLTLQPNATGVASAPAPAAAGLRNSGTPAGAAVAGRTYEAGGYGLQPGLAGVAANSFRQPTATPGAAPATGAASATNYTLASVSATPQATQAAPVADRASAYLPVSAFGQHFGLYEGRQAAAVLPGSSLMQEAGYTVVVGSTSWSSGRNIESVLSRAAGFGSNSATGFGRPDMLTSVAAAPAASSMLLAAAAPKKLISPAQQQEEEQPVPARRRRWKLSAGYAASAFNPNINYSRASAVSSSNSVSFSPATFQAQAYEMAASEYRSTLQSGLGQQVAMLASYPLNNNWTVETGLAAGQQEATAASSWAFLDGKSTLASSLTADRNQGGGAVRSNADLSLRNVRYRYQTASVPVNVRYATNPKKGWALYAKVGAAVNVLLKSRTELEGVPEATTTYTLASATSPYRKVLGSVQSGAGVRYQPANATWRLALGPKVEAGLNSLNDQSAERFTRRSRPYSVGLEASVEFGNATSTAVARR; translated from the coding sequence ATGGCACTTTCCGATCCTAACCATACCCCCGACCCACGCCCCACCGGCGACCTGGAGCACCTGTTCCGGCAGAAGTTTGCCGAGGCGGAGGTAACTCCGCGGGCCAGCCTCTGGGAGCAGCTCGACCATGAGCTGCTGGTGCAGCAGAACGATACCTACCGCCGCCGGCTGCTGGGCTACCGCTGGGCCGCGGCGGCTTCGCTGCTGCTGCTGGCCGGCGGCGGCACCTGGCTGACGCTGCAACCAAATGCTACCGGCGTGGCTTCTGCTCCCGCCCCGGCTGCTGCCGGCCTTCGTAACAGCGGTACCCCAGCTGGCGCAGCCGTAGCCGGCCGCACGTACGAGGCCGGTGGCTATGGTCTGCAGCCCGGCCTGGCCGGCGTGGCCGCCAACAGCTTCCGTCAGCCCACCGCAACCCCGGGTGCCGCCCCGGCTACTGGCGCCGCGTCGGCCACCAACTATACGCTGGCTAGCGTGTCGGCTACTCCGCAGGCTACTCAGGCTGCTCCGGTAGCCGACCGTGCCAGCGCCTACCTACCAGTATCTGCCTTCGGGCAGCATTTCGGGCTGTATGAGGGGCGTCAGGCCGCTGCTGTTCTGCCGGGCTCCTCGCTGATGCAGGAAGCGGGCTACACGGTGGTTGTGGGTTCCACGTCGTGGTCGTCGGGGCGCAACATCGAGTCGGTACTAAGCCGGGCGGCGGGCTTCGGCAGCAATAGTGCTACCGGCTTCGGCCGCCCCGATATGCTGACTTCCGTGGCCGCGGCTCCGGCGGCTTCCAGCATGCTGCTGGCTGCTGCTGCACCCAAAAAGCTGATTTCGCCAGCCCAACAGCAAGAGGAAGAGCAGCCCGTGCCAGCCCGTCGGCGGCGCTGGAAGCTGAGCGCCGGCTACGCCGCCTCGGCCTTCAACCCCAACATCAACTATTCGCGGGCTTCTGCTGTCAGCTCGTCTAATTCTGTGAGCTTCAGCCCGGCTACCTTCCAGGCGCAGGCCTACGAAATGGCGGCTTCCGAGTATCGGTCGACGCTGCAATCCGGCTTGGGGCAGCAGGTGGCCATGCTGGCCAGCTACCCGCTCAACAACAACTGGACCGTGGAAACCGGCCTGGCGGCCGGGCAGCAGGAGGCTACGGCCGCCAGCTCGTGGGCCTTCCTCGACGGCAAATCCACGCTGGCCTCCAGCCTCACCGCCGACCGTAACCAGGGTGGTGGTGCCGTGCGTTCCAACGCCGATCTGTCGTTGCGCAACGTGCGCTACCGCTACCAGACGGCCAGCGTGCCGGTGAATGTGCGCTACGCCACCAACCCGAAAAAAGGATGGGCGCTCTACGCCAAAGTAGGGGCCGCCGTGAACGTGCTGCTGAAGTCCCGCACCGAGCTGGAAGGCGTGCCCGAAGCTACCACTACTTACACGCTGGCCTCCGCCACCTCGCCGTACCGGAAGGTGCTGGGCTCGGTGCAAAGCGGTGCTGGTGTCCGGTATCAGCCAGCCAACGCTACCTGGCGGCTGGCCCTGGGCCCGAAAGTGGAAGCCGGCCTGAACAGCCTGAACGACCAGTCCGCCGAACGCTTTACGCGCCGCAGCCGCCCTTATTCCGTGGGCCTGGAAGCCAGCGTGGAATTCGGCAACGCCACTTCTACCGCCGTAGCCCGCCGCTAA
- a CDS encoding DedA family protein: MEILKHLLDFILHLDKHLAEIIQDYGAWTYAILFLIIFVETGVVVLPFLPGDSLLFAAGSLAALPGSPLNIWAMIGLLILAAVLGDTLNYHIGDYLGPRVFRENSRFLKREHLERTQAFYQKHGAKTIIIARFIPIIRTFAPFIAGVGTMSYTKFLSYNVVGAVLWVTLLTGAGYFLGRLPWIQQNFGLFTIGIIVVSVLPAVVEFFKSRRDAAKQPAA; the protein is encoded by the coding sequence ATGGAAATTCTGAAGCATCTGCTCGACTTCATTCTGCACCTCGATAAGCACCTGGCTGAAATCATTCAGGACTACGGCGCCTGGACTTACGCCATCCTGTTCCTGATCATCTTCGTGGAAACCGGCGTGGTGGTGCTGCCCTTCCTGCCCGGCGACTCGCTGCTGTTTGCGGCTGGCTCGCTGGCCGCGCTGCCCGGCTCCCCCCTGAATATCTGGGCCATGATTGGCCTGCTGATTCTGGCCGCCGTGCTCGGCGACACGCTCAACTACCACATCGGCGACTACCTGGGGCCGCGCGTGTTCCGCGAGAATTCCCGCTTTCTGAAGCGGGAGCACCTGGAGCGCACCCAGGCGTTTTACCAGAAGCACGGCGCCAAAACTATCATCATTGCCCGCTTCATTCCCATCATCCGCACGTTTGCGCCCTTCATTGCGGGCGTAGGCACCATGAGCTACACCAAGTTTTTGAGCTATAACGTGGTGGGCGCGGTGCTGTGGGTGACGCTGCTGACCGGCGCCGGCTATTTCCTGGGCCGCCTGCCCTGGATTCAGCAGAACTTCGGGCTGTTCACGATTGGCATCATCGTGGTGTCGGTGCTGCCGGCTGTGGTTGAGTTCTTCAAGTCGCGACGCGACGCGGCCAAGCAGCCGGCTGCCTAG
- a CDS encoding shikimate dehydrogenase family protein gives MPAFGLIGLTLKHSFSQTYFSQKFTNLDLSDHRYELFELPAITALPALLAREPELRGLNVTIPYKEQVWPFLNEVAPSAARVGAVNVIEFAPEGRLIGHNTDYIGFRDSLRGFLPQPVPAGLRALVLGSGGASKAVEVALRELGISYWVVSRNPMGRGLTYQELTPTVLADHSLIINTTPLGTYPDTEQCPPLNYAAFTPRHYLYDLIYNPSETEFMKRGQAAGAHTKNGFEMLCIQAEEAWKIWNR, from the coding sequence ATGCCTGCCTTCGGACTTATCGGCCTGACCCTGAAGCATTCTTTCTCCCAAACGTATTTCAGTCAGAAATTCACCAACCTCGACTTATCCGACCACCGCTACGAGCTGTTTGAGTTGCCGGCCATTACGGCCCTGCCGGCCCTGCTGGCCCGCGAGCCGGAGCTGCGCGGCCTCAACGTCACGATACCGTACAAAGAGCAGGTGTGGCCATTTCTCAACGAGGTAGCGCCCTCAGCGGCGCGGGTCGGCGCCGTCAACGTCATCGAGTTTGCGCCCGAAGGCCGCCTGATCGGCCACAATACCGATTACATTGGTTTTCGGGACTCGCTACGCGGGTTTTTGCCGCAGCCGGTGCCTGCAGGTCTGCGGGCGCTGGTGCTGGGCAGCGGCGGCGCTTCCAAAGCCGTGGAAGTGGCCCTACGTGAGTTGGGCATCAGCTACTGGGTGGTATCGAGAAATCCCATGGGCCGCGGCCTCACGTACCAGGAGCTGACGCCCACCGTGCTGGCCGACCATTCGCTCATCATCAACACCACTCCGCTAGGCACCTACCCCGATACCGAGCAGTGCCCCCCGCTCAACTACGCGGCCTTCACGCCCCGCCATTACCTCTACGACCTCATCTACAACCCCAGCGAAACCGAGTTCATGAAGCGCGGCCAGGCGGCCGGCGCCCACACCAAAAACGGCTTCGAAATGCTCTGCATTCAGGCCGAGGAAGCCTGGAAAATCTGGAACCGGTAA
- a CDS encoding dienelactone hydrolase family protein codes for MNLPLPATASFWSRFLLWAAPVALLAGCSSDAGSGAAVALPTGHYEGTVAYQGTELAAVLELRETGAGQLEADMRFPQEEGLSFPVETARYAEPQLLFEQDGTPGGMQVSAVREGDFLRGVFTLDSIRTDFVWVRRGKAQPRPYQLDTLQVPASRLALLVLVPTDTLGNHPAIALFADDTHQAAARLRADQLARQGFVTTVVAVAAGSPADSVALQAAAATVQALRRHPAVDTLRVGMWARGAAAAIAVPAATLAKPRAAFMVLENVSVTSADEARPLQQLGQRRVPVLGLYAAADTSLNVKDSARRLRNAVGGRRATQVRIFPKANARFVLPGRTSPDGKWTWPAAAPGYLTAIEDWLK; via the coding sequence GTGAACCTTCCTCTGCCAGCCACCGCTTCTTTCTGGTCCCGATTCCTGCTGTGGGCTGCTCCCGTGGCCTTGCTGGCGGGCTGCTCGTCGGATGCGGGCAGTGGGGCCGCTGTGGCCCTGCCCACTGGGCACTACGAGGGCACCGTGGCGTACCAGGGTACCGAGCTGGCGGCCGTGTTGGAGCTGCGCGAAACCGGTGCCGGCCAGCTGGAGGCCGATATGCGCTTCCCGCAGGAGGAGGGGTTGAGCTTTCCGGTGGAAACGGCGCGCTATGCTGAGCCACAATTGCTGTTTGAGCAGGATGGTACGCCCGGCGGCATGCAGGTGTCGGCGGTACGCGAGGGGGACTTTCTACGGGGCGTGTTCACGCTCGACAGCATCCGGACGGACTTTGTGTGGGTGCGTCGGGGCAAGGCCCAGCCGCGCCCCTACCAGCTGGATACGCTGCAGGTGCCCGCCAGTCGGCTGGCCCTGCTGGTGCTGGTGCCCACCGATACGCTAGGCAACCACCCCGCCATAGCCCTGTTCGCCGACGACACCCACCAAGCCGCCGCCCGCCTCCGCGCCGACCAACTGGCCCGCCAGGGCTTCGTGACGACGGTAGTGGCCGTAGCCGCCGGCTCCCCGGCCGACTCGGTGGCGCTGCAGGCCGCCGCCGCTACGGTGCAGGCCCTGCGCCGGCACCCGGCCGTGGATACGCTGCGGGTGGGCATGTGGGCCCGGGGCGCTGCCGCTGCCATCGCCGTGCCGGCCGCCACACTGGCTAAGCCGCGGGCGGCGTTCATGGTACTGGAAAACGTGTCGGTAACGTCTGCCGACGAGGCCCGGCCGCTGCAGCAGCTCGGCCAGCGCCGGGTGCCGGTGCTGGGCCTCTACGCCGCCGCCGACACCTCCCTGAACGTGAAAGACAGTGCCCGCCGCCTGCGCAATGCCGTGGGCGGACGCCGCGCCACGCAGGTACGCATCTTCCCGAAAGCCAATGCCCGCTTCGTGCTGCCCGGCCGCACCAGCCCCGATGGCAAATGGACCTGGCCCGCCGCCGCCCCCGGCTACCTCACCGCCATTGAGGACTGGCTGAAATAG
- a CDS encoding GNAT family N-acetyltransferase: MSSPLTITVAKRTAEAAAQLASLGRQTFHDTFAAANDPADMASYLDATFSQELQLAELNEPDTVFLLARMQQQLVGYAKLRLHSTLGQVEGKVPEERLEIERLYVLEDWTGTGLGAALMRRAIEEAREQKCRAVVLGVWEKNDRALEFYRRFGFKAAGQHEFLLGNDVQNDLILRKGL, encoded by the coding sequence ATGTCTTCGCCGCTTACCATCACCGTTGCCAAACGCACTGCCGAGGCAGCCGCCCAGCTCGCCAGCCTGGGCCGCCAGACCTTCCACGACACCTTCGCCGCCGCCAACGACCCCGCCGATATGGCGTCTTACTTGGACGCTACCTTCAGCCAGGAGCTGCAGCTGGCCGAGCTGAACGAGCCCGATACTGTTTTTCTGCTGGCCCGCATGCAGCAGCAGCTGGTAGGCTACGCCAAGCTGCGCCTGCACTCTACGCTGGGGCAGGTGGAAGGCAAAGTGCCGGAAGAGCGCCTGGAAATTGAGCGGCTGTACGTGCTGGAAGACTGGACCGGCACCGGCCTGGGCGCCGCCCTGATGCGCCGCGCCATCGAGGAAGCCCGTGAGCAGAAGTGCCGCGCCGTGGTGCTGGGTGTGTGGGAAAAGAACGACCGGGCGCTGGAGTTCTACCGTCGTTTCGGCTTCAAGGCCGCCGGCCAACACGAATTTCTGCTCGGTAACGACGTGCAGAACGACCTGATTCTGCGCAAAGGCCTGTAA
- a CDS encoding outer membrane beta-barrel family protein produces MKHALPLLLSTLLATPALAQTPAAPPTGARPAGATPPAAAPRLALPETPKGAGRITGTVLDATTKKPVEFATVALLPATGERPLDGTTADERGRFVLKGLAAGAYRVQVSFLGYGVRVENVTVADGPVDLGSLLLTSTAQKLGEVTVTGERDVVETKPDRLVYNADRDLTNTGGTAADVLRKVPLISVDPDGNVELRGTSNVRVLINNKPSGIVASSVADAMKQIPADQIKTVEVITTPGAKYDAEGTGGIINITLKKNNLEGTNGSMGVAAGTRSSNANASLNVRRGKIGINSSASGFAFYSPNRNDLTRSVRDAQGTLVPSLRQEGDGFTIGGGGFGRLGFDYDPSKEHNFNLSVQGNLFRNQGDYDQFNQPAALPDFTRATDRAFRTQSYDASGSYTRTFEGQPKREWSVLGQHTRNRNTQHYDLDQFPGRATEGERTYREGSDNLSRNLETTLQTDYTHPFSETATLEAGAKGILRRVSSQYDVQIDPTGNSPLVRSAARSNTFDYDQNVLAAYATYGFSLSKKLTSRLGARLERTDITGRFTQGEASRFTQNYTSLLPNVSLSYQPGKPGQTVRLAYSQRIQRPQIFYLNPFINASDSLNISYGNPRLNPEFTDSYELNYTTFVKGVVLNGSVYTRRTGNAIETVRFVDEQGVQNQTFRNIGRNATYGASLFGSFKPVPLWDLSGNLNFYYVSLNSPALDVTSTAFRNSGLMYSININSSYKFAKAGDDTATPWRRGLSIQVNAGLNSPRIQLQGQQRAWAFYSMGLRKSLLQDKADLTLNADNFLQATRNLNTILETPQFTQESNNYIYLRGVRLAFNYRFGKVSTQAPKRRKGIQNDDAKQGEGSGQQ; encoded by the coding sequence ATGAAACACGCCCTACCCCTGCTACTGAGCACGCTGTTGGCCACGCCGGCCTTGGCCCAGACGCCGGCTGCCCCTCCTACCGGCGCCCGGCCGGCCGGTGCTACCCCACCCGCCGCCGCGCCGCGCCTGGCGTTGCCCGAAACGCCCAAAGGCGCGGGCCGCATTACGGGCACCGTGCTGGATGCCACCACCAAAAAGCCCGTGGAGTTTGCCACAGTGGCCCTGCTGCCCGCCACCGGCGAGCGGCCCCTGGACGGCACCACCGCCGACGAGCGCGGCCGGTTTGTGCTGAAGGGCCTAGCGGCCGGCGCCTACCGGGTGCAGGTGAGCTTTCTGGGCTACGGCGTGCGGGTGGAGAACGTGACGGTGGCTGATGGCCCCGTGGATTTGGGCAGTCTGCTGCTGACGTCCACGGCCCAGAAGCTGGGCGAGGTGACCGTGACCGGCGAGCGGGACGTGGTGGAAACCAAGCCGGACCGCCTCGTGTACAACGCCGACCGCGACCTGACCAACACCGGCGGAACCGCTGCCGACGTGCTCCGTAAAGTGCCCCTGATCAGCGTGGACCCCGACGGCAACGTGGAGCTGCGCGGCACCTCCAACGTGCGGGTGCTCATCAACAACAAGCCCTCGGGCATCGTGGCCAGCTCGGTAGCCGATGCCATGAAGCAGATTCCAGCCGACCAGATCAAGACGGTGGAGGTGATTACCACGCCCGGCGCCAAGTACGACGCCGAAGGCACGGGCGGCATCATCAACATCACGCTCAAGAAAAACAATCTGGAAGGCACCAACGGCAGCATGGGCGTAGCGGCCGGCACGCGCAGCTCCAACGCCAACGCCTCGCTGAACGTGCGGCGCGGCAAAATCGGGATTAACAGCTCGGCCAGCGGCTTCGCCTTCTACAGCCCCAACCGTAACGACCTGACGCGCAGCGTGCGCGACGCGCAGGGCACGCTGGTGCCTTCCCTGCGGCAGGAAGGCGACGGTTTCACGATAGGCGGCGGCGGCTTCGGGCGCCTGGGCTTCGACTACGACCCCAGCAAGGAGCACAATTTCAACCTGAGCGTGCAGGGAAACCTGTTCCGCAACCAGGGCGACTACGACCAGTTCAACCAGCCGGCCGCGCTGCCCGATTTCACCCGCGCCACCGACCGCGCCTTCCGCACCCAGAGCTACGACGCCAGCGGCTCCTACACCCGCACCTTCGAGGGGCAGCCCAAGCGCGAGTGGAGCGTGCTGGGGCAGCACACCCGCAACCGCAACACCCAGCACTACGACCTCGACCAGTTTCCGGGCCGGGCCACCGAGGGCGAGCGGACTTACCGGGAAGGCAGCGACAACCTGAGCCGCAACCTTGAAACCACGCTCCAGACCGACTACACGCATCCGTTTTCGGAAACTGCCACCCTGGAAGCCGGAGCCAAGGGCATTCTGCGCCGCGTGAGCAGCCAGTACGATGTCCAGATTGACCCCACCGGCAACAGCCCGCTGGTGCGCAGCGCGGCCCGTTCCAACACCTTCGACTACGACCAGAACGTGCTGGCCGCCTACGCCACCTACGGCTTCAGCTTGAGCAAAAAGCTGACTTCCCGGCTGGGCGCCCGGCTGGAACGCACCGACATTACGGGCCGCTTCACGCAGGGCGAAGCCAGCCGCTTCACCCAGAACTACACCAGCCTGCTGCCCAACGTGAGCTTAAGCTACCAGCCCGGCAAGCCCGGCCAGACGGTGCGGCTGGCGTATTCGCAGCGCATCCAGCGGCCCCAGATTTTCTACCTCAACCCGTTCATCAACGCCTCCGACTCGCTCAACATCAGCTACGGCAACCCGCGCCTCAACCCCGAATTCACGGACAGCTACGAGCTCAACTACACGACGTTCGTGAAGGGCGTGGTGCTTAACGGCTCGGTGTACACGCGGCGCACCGGCAATGCCATTGAAACGGTGCGGTTTGTGGATGAGCAGGGCGTGCAGAACCAGACGTTCCGCAACATCGGGCGCAATGCCACCTACGGGGCCAGCCTGTTCGGCTCGTTTAAGCCGGTGCCGCTCTGGGATTTGAGCGGCAACCTGAACTTCTACTACGTTTCGCTGAACAGCCCGGCCCTGGACGTAACCAGCACGGCCTTCCGCAACAGCGGCCTGATGTACAGCATCAATATCAACTCCAGCTACAAATTCGCCAAGGCCGGCGACGACACCGCCACGCCGTGGCGGCGCGGCCTGAGCATTCAGGTCAACGCGGGGCTGAACTCACCGCGCATTCAGCTGCAGGGCCAGCAGCGGGCCTGGGCGTTCTACTCGATGGGTTTGCGCAAAAGCCTGCTCCAGGACAAAGCCGACCTCACCCTGAACGCCGACAACTTCCTGCAGGCCACCCGCAACCTGAACACCATCCTGGAAACGCCGCAGTTCACCCAGGAAAGCAACAACTACATCTACCTGCGCGGGGTGCGCCTGGCCTTCAACTACCGATTCGGCAAAGTATCCACCCAGGCCCCGAAACGCCGCAAAGGCATCCAGAACGACGACGCCAAACAAGGCGAAGGCAGCGGCCAGCAGTAG
- a CDS encoding RNA polymerase sigma factor has product MRPLIPPAQLSEAELLDGCLAGSRLMQKYLYERFAGRMMAVCLRYAQTTFEAEDVLQEGFITVFKNLSSFRRECPLEFWIRRIMVNAALRQHRRNAPLVAVSDGDYPEELAGEEFTLSNYGFEDLLAMVQELAPRYRMVFNLFAIEGYGHKEIGEMLGISEGTSKSQYSRARAILKSKVERLDAQSKNGTFRS; this is encoded by the coding sequence GTGCGCCCACTTATCCCGCCTGCCCAACTCAGCGAGGCTGAGCTGCTCGATGGCTGCCTGGCCGGCAGTCGGCTGATGCAGAAGTACCTCTACGAGCGATTCGCGGGCCGCATGATGGCCGTGTGCCTGCGCTACGCCCAGACCACGTTTGAGGCCGAGGATGTGCTGCAGGAAGGATTCATTACGGTATTCAAGAACCTGAGCAGCTTCCGCCGCGAGTGCCCGCTGGAGTTCTGGATCCGCCGCATTATGGTGAATGCCGCGCTGCGCCAGCACCGCCGCAACGCCCCGCTGGTAGCCGTCAGCGACGGCGACTACCCCGAGGAGCTGGCCGGCGAAGAGTTCACCCTCTCCAACTACGGGTTCGAAGACCTGCTGGCCATGGTGCAGGAGCTGGCCCCCCGCTACCGGATGGTGTTCAACCTGTTTGCCATCGAGGGCTACGGCCACAAGGAAATCGGCGAGATGCTGGGCATTTCCGAAGGCACCAGCAAATCGCAGTACTCCCGTGCCCGGGCAATTTTGAAGTCTAAAGTCGAGCGCCTTGATGCGCAATCCAAGAATGGCACTTTCCGATCCTAA
- the wrbA gene encoding NAD(P)H:quinone oxidoreductase — MKTLILFYSTYGHVFKLAEAMAEGAREVEGNEVVIKQVPETLPKELLDQIGATEAQKAFAHIEVATPEELADYDAIVVGVPTRYGNMCGQMQAFWDSTGGLWAKGALVGKVGGAFVSTATQHGGQETTIRAVHTMQLHHGFVLVGLPYAWQGQMGHHEVTGGTPYGASTVAGGQGERQPSGNELEGARYQGRHTAEIAKKLSVK, encoded by the coding sequence ATGAAAACCCTGATTCTGTTCTACTCCACGTACGGCCACGTATTTAAGCTTGCCGAAGCCATGGCCGAAGGTGCCCGCGAAGTGGAAGGCAACGAAGTAGTCATCAAGCAAGTGCCGGAGACGCTGCCGAAGGAGCTGCTGGACCAGATTGGGGCCACAGAAGCGCAAAAGGCCTTTGCCCACATCGAAGTAGCCACTCCTGAGGAGCTGGCCGACTACGACGCCATTGTGGTGGGCGTGCCCACCCGCTACGGCAACATGTGCGGCCAGATGCAGGCCTTCTGGGACTCTACCGGCGGCTTGTGGGCTAAAGGGGCGCTGGTGGGCAAAGTGGGTGGCGCGTTCGTGAGCACCGCTACGCAGCACGGCGGCCAGGAAACCACCATCCGGGCGGTGCATACCATGCAGCTGCACCACGGCTTTGTGCTGGTGGGGCTGCCCTACGCGTGGCAGGGCCAGATGGGCCACCACGAAGTGACGGGCGGCACGCCCTACGGCGCCAGCACCGTGGCCGGTGGCCAGGGCGAGCGGCAGCCCAGCGGCAACGAGCTGGAAGGAGCCCGCTACCAGGGCCGCCACACCGCTGAAATTGCCAAAAAGCTGAGCGTGAAATAA
- the uvrB gene encoding excinuclease ABC subunit UvrB yields MKYQLTSEFQPTGDQPKAIAQLVQGVNNGEPAQVLLGATGTGKTFTMANVIAETGKPALVLCHNKTLAAQLYGEFKQFFPNNAVEYYISYYDYYQPEAYIASSDVFIEKDLAINQEIEKLRLHTTSTLLSGRRDVIVIASVSCIYGIGNPEEFSKNVIYLAPGLKYSRNNLLYQFVQILYSRTEMEFTRGTFRVKGDTVDVFPAYADHAYRLFFFGDEIEAIQKIDPQTGKKLSDEKSVTLYPANLFVTGKDTLNQAIKEIQFDLVQQHAYFEKEGRDSEAKRIMERTEFDLEMIRELGYCSGIENYSRYFDGRQPGSRPFCLLDYFPDDFLLVVDESHATMPQIRAMWGGDRSRKTALIEYGFRLPSAFDNRPLTFNEFESMYRQAVYVSATPADYELAQANGVVVEQIIRPTGLLDPEIDLRPSVNQIDDLLDEVDNRVKMGDRVLVTTLTKRMAEELQKYMERLGIKSSYVHSDVKTLDRVEILRQLRLGEIDVLIGVNLLREGLDLPEVSLVAILDADKEGFLRDQRSLIQTMGRAARNDRGKVIMYADRMTGSMQRAIDETNRRRATQLAYNQEHGITPRTVRKSREAIMEQTSLSDYRIQEGTAYVGPEADGGLAIAAEPVVAMMGRTDLEKLIKQTEKQMEAAAKDLDFLTAAKLRDELAALKQVLKTKRE; encoded by the coding sequence ATGAAGTATCAACTCACCTCGGAATTCCAGCCCACCGGCGACCAGCCCAAAGCCATTGCCCAACTGGTGCAGGGCGTGAACAACGGCGAGCCGGCGCAGGTGCTGCTCGGGGCCACCGGCACGGGTAAAACCTTCACCATGGCCAACGTCATTGCCGAAACCGGCAAGCCGGCTCTGGTGCTGTGCCACAACAAAACCCTGGCCGCGCAGCTCTACGGCGAGTTCAAGCAGTTCTTCCCCAACAACGCCGTCGAGTACTACATCAGCTACTACGACTACTACCAGCCCGAGGCCTACATTGCCAGCTCCGACGTCTTTATCGAGAAGGATTTGGCCATCAACCAGGAAATCGAAAAGCTGCGGCTGCACACCACGTCCACGCTGCTTTCGGGCCGCCGCGACGTGATTGTAATTGCCTCGGTGTCGTGTATTTACGGCATCGGCAACCCCGAGGAGTTCAGCAAAAACGTGATTTACTTGGCCCCCGGCCTGAAATACTCGCGCAACAACCTGCTCTACCAGTTCGTGCAGATTCTGTACTCGCGCACCGAAATGGAGTTCACGCGCGGCACGTTCCGGGTGAAGGGCGATACCGTGGACGTGTTTCCGGCCTACGCCGACCACGCTTACCGGCTGTTCTTCTTCGGCGACGAAATCGAGGCCATCCAGAAGATTGACCCGCAGACCGGCAAGAAGCTTTCCGACGAAAAATCGGTGACGCTCTACCCTGCCAACCTGTTCGTGACCGGCAAGGACACCCTCAACCAGGCCATCAAGGAAATCCAGTTCGACCTGGTGCAGCAGCACGCCTACTTCGAGAAGGAAGGGCGCGACTCCGAGGCAAAGCGCATCATGGAGCGCACCGAGTTCGACCTAGAGATGATTCGGGAGCTGGGTTACTGCTCGGGCATTGAGAACTACTCGCGCTACTTCGACGGCCGCCAGCCCGGCAGCCGCCCCTTCTGCCTGCTCGACTACTTCCCCGACGATTTCCTGCTGGTGGTCGACGAAAGCCACGCCACCATGCCCCAGATCCGGGCCATGTGGGGCGGCGACCGGAGCCGCAAAACGGCCCTCATCGAGTACGGCTTCCGCCTGCCTTCGGCCTTCGATAACCGCCCGCTCACGTTCAACGAGTTCGAGAGCATGTACCGGCAGGCGGTGTACGTGAGTGCCACGCCGGCCGACTACGAGCTGGCGCAGGCCAACGGTGTGGTGGTGGAGCAGATCATCCGGCCCACCGGCCTGCTCGACCCCGAAATCGACCTGCGGCCCAGCGTCAACCAGATCGACGACCTGCTGGACGAGGTAGACAACCGCGTGAAGATGGGCGACCGGGTGCTGGTGACGACCCTCACCAAGCGCATGGCCGAGGAGCTGCAGAAGTACATGGAGCGTCTGGGCATCAAGAGCAGTTACGTGCACTCCGACGTGAAAACCCTGGACCGCGTGGAAATCCTGCGCCAGCTGCGCCTCGGCGAAATCGACGTGCTCATCGGCGTGAACCTGCTGCGCGAAGGCCTCGACTTGCCGGAAGTGAGCCTCGTGGCCATTCTGGATGCCGACAAGGAAGGCTTCCTGCGCGACCAGCGCAGCCTGATCCAGACCATGGGCCGCGCCGCCCGAAACGACCGGGGCAAAGTCATCATGTACGCCGACCGGATGACCGGCTCCATGCAGCGCGCCATCGACGAAACCAACCGCCGCCGCGCCACCCAGCTGGCCTACAACCAGGAGCACGGCATCACGCCGCGCACCGTGCGCAAAAGCCGCGAGGCCATCATGGAGCAGACTTCGCTGTCGGACTACCGCATCCAGGAGGGCACAGCCTACGTGGGTCCCGAGGCCGACGGCGGACTGGCTATTGCCGCCGAGCCGGTAGTGGCCATGATGGGCCGCACCGACCTGGAAAAGCTCATCAAGCAAACCGAAAAGCAAATGGAAGCCGCCGCCAAGGACCTGGACTTCCTCACCGCCGCCAAGCTCCGCGACGAGCTGGCCGCCCTCAAGCAGGTACTCAAAACCAAGCGCGAGTAA